The Theobroma cacao cultivar B97-61/B2 chromosome 1, Criollo_cocoa_genome_V2, whole genome shotgun sequence genome contains the following window.
tacgCTATTCTTATGTCAGGAATAGATAATTTTTTGTTGACCGATCTATCTTAATCTAAGATCGGATTAGATTGCTTGCGATTTAAGGctttttggtaattttatgATCATTCAACCCTTAATTTCTTAgtagaaaatattatttaatgatGGTTTTTGATTTCCTATAATTTGTCAAAAAACGGACTAGAAATATTGGTGGCAGAATGGTAGTTGTGACTTATGGTTATGAAATATGGAAATGGTAGTTTGGAAGTTGAGGCTTTGTCATGTAAAGATTAAATTTTCcgtttttataaatataattaattaaacaaaccTTCCTATCAAGTAAGCTGGGCCAGCCCAAGCCACGTCTGATTCGAAAAGTAGGTTCGGCCCAAGGCCCAATATCAAAGTGAAACTTATCAAAATTTCGTTCCAAAATCTCTCAACTTACCCGCCCTGTTTTCTTCACTTGGAACAGGAAGTTGCTGGGCGTTCTCAACAATTGCAGCAGTGGAAGGCATAAACAAGATTGTCACTGGTGAACTAATTTCTCTATCAGAACAGGAGCTAGTAGATTGTGACCGGACCTACGACGCAGGCTGCAATGGAGGCCTAATGGACTATGCCTTCCAATTCATTCTTGACAATGGTGGCATTGACACCGAGGAAGACTATCCTTACCTTGGCATTGATAGCCAATGTGATCCAACGAGGGTCAGTTTCAAAATTCTAAGACAGCAATCTTGGAGTTCAGTCGTTTTTATGGTTATGGATCTTGATGCTCttttgttttggatttttaaCAGAAGAATGCTAAGGTTGTTAGCATTGATGGGTACGAGGATGTCGTGTCATATGATGAAAGCGCTTTAAAGAAAGCTGTTGCACATCAGCCTGTGAGTGTTGCCATTGAAGCTGGTGGCAGATTTTTCCAACTTTATGAATCGGTAAGCTTGACCTTTTCTTCTCTACCCTTATTTCCATCAGTTCTTTTCCCTCTAGccattatttgattttagaacATTTCTGAAGCCTAAACTAATAGCTAACATCCCGGGCAAACAGTCTTTAAAAGGAGTTGGAGTGCTTTATTAACTCGGTTGTATTTGTTGAACATTTTCAGGGAGTTTTCACTGGTCAATGTGGGACAGCTTTAGACCATGGTGTGGTTGCTGTTGGATATGGCACTGATAATGGTGTGGACTACTGGCTTGTGAGGAACTCATGGGGCAACACCTGGGGTGAACATGGATACATAAGGATAGAGCGTAATGCGGATGGCTATTCCGGAAGGTGTGGCATTGCAATGGAGGCTTCCTATCCAGTTAAGAACGGGGTAAACCCTATCAAACCTTTCTGGAGTAATGAAAGCGCTGAGAAGATCAGCAGTGCTTGAAATCTTTGCTTCAGTTTGCAGTTCTTGGAAGTTAAAATGTCTCAAATGCTGTTTTTGGGCATTGGAGAAAGACAAGGGATGACTGGTGCAAGTGAAATTTCCCAGTCTATTCCTTGTTGGTATCCATAGGAGTGGGGCCATTTATGTTGTTTGGATTTATAATTGTTGTACATATGTTTTCATTTATCGAAACAGCAGCATCTGGAAAACTGGTAATTGTTGTGATTAAtgcaatttcaattcaaagtCTATCTTTATTTGCCAAGTACTTCTCTCTAGCAGTTTGGTTATCTGCAGATGCTGATGGTTAGTCAAGATTTGCTCCTGGAATTGAATTCACTGATCTATTTAACAAATGAAAGAAGATATGTAATATTACAGGCTTTACCAAGTGCTTTTCCAAGTGTAGAGGAAACCATATGATAGGAAGAACTATACCATATTTGATAGCTGATCAAGTCCAAATCATTTCATATCCAAATGCCAAACGTTTGTCCACTAGGTGATTCTTGCGCATAGCAGCATTTCTGTAGTTCTCTTTTTAAAGGACAATGAAAGCATTGTTGTTAACATTACTTGGGGATGATTTATTTCTAGAATTGAGCAGCTAGCCGTCCTCATTTCTCTATATTATTAAGGTAATAAGTAGGCGGAGAATTTGGTTGAGCTTATTAATTCTTCCgcattttcctttctccctttttttctctcctaCCAAACATAATTGATTGAAAAGTACATAGAAATCAATTAATCTGTCAAAATGGTTGGGGTTATGTTCAGTTACTACTCTGTGCCTATTCAATTGCCTAGAGACCTGTGCTTATTTTAGAgcattgaaaattattatgcTTACTAGTTTTATTCATTTTCCACCTTGATATGAGTgctgttttttttatatataatattctAGTTTAATTCGAAATGATTAAGTGAAGGCAAATTTAATACTCAAACATTGCCTTTTTCAAGTTTCCAGCTTGCTCTTGTCCCACCTCCCCACCTTCTAGCATGACTGCATCATCACATGACTAAAACTGATATGGACCTCTTTCATTTCATCCATGTGCAAAAAACTCCCAAATAGACCTTTCGGGGTTGATAAGCCACAGATTGGCCAGCTAACTATGGTTTAAGTTCTTAAGCAAATTGCATCATCCTTTTAATACTACTTTTGTTTAAGTATATGCTTGCAAGAAATCTGCTGCTGCACGCTTTGAAGACATTTTCAAAAGTTGGCTGGGAAAAACTTATACTGATTTTGTATCTTCAATTAAAATAGGAGAGTTCCCCCTTGCTTATGTGAGAAAATGATCATCACTGAACAAAATAGGAATGTTGGAGGATAAGGAATGAACCTTTCAAAGGTTGTGAATGAAGCATCACACCTAAAAGTCATCGGGAAACTTTTACTCTAAGCCAGGAGGGGTCCATGTGGGTTACACAATTGGCTCAGATTAATTAAGGcatcaaataaataattccaACTGCTTTCACATCAATTTTACTATTTAACAACTTTCTGTATTTATGAGTCAAATGTTGATCTTAGGGTATGGAAGTATCAAATCTTTCCAGATTATTAGGAAGGCATCTTTTTCAAGCAAAATCATTTCCAGAATTGTTTTTGTCCAATTAAAATGGTAGCTGTATTCAACAAAGAGCTCCTGAGTTGGTACCTAATCACCCTCAAACTCAGGGAAACTGTGGAATCTGGAATTCCTAGATCATCTACAGGTACCACCAAATCCCTTGAGTTACCAGAAGAAAATGATCAGCAGCTGCAGAAACAACAGCATGTTCCTTCTGGTTCCCTGCAGGTTCCTATCAACGAGGATGGTGAAAACTGTGAAGAGGCAGCCAGTTCACCAGAGCCTGAGTGGATTATATCCATCAAAGAAAAGCTAGAGCAGGCAAGGCAAGATGATTCAGCAGGTTCGTGGGAAAAGTTGAGCATCTATAGAGTTCCTCACTACCTAAGAGAAGGTGATATTAAAGCTTATGTCCCCCAAATTGTCTCCGTGGGACCTTACCATCATGGCAAGAGACGCCTACGCCAAATGGATCAGCACAAGTGGCGTTCTCTTCACCGTGTCCTAAAGCGTACTAATCAGGAACTACAGCTGTATCTTGATTCCATGAAGGAACTTGAAGAAAGAGCTCGTGCCTGTTATGAAGGAACCATCACTCTTAGTAGCAATGAATTTGTGGAAATGTTGGTTCTTGATGGCTGCTTTGTGCTTGAACTCTTTCAAGGAGCTGCTGTAGGATTCCAACGTCTTGGCTATGCTAGAAATGATCCTGTTTTTGCAATGCGCGGCTCGATGCATGCTATTCATAGAGACATGATAATGTTAGAGAACCAGCTTTCACTCTTTGTTCTTGATATGCTGCTGGGGATTCAGCTTGGTGAACCTGACCAGAAGGGAAAGGTTGCCAAGTTAGCAATCAGATTCTTTGACCCTCTAATGCCAACAGATGAGCCATTAACAAAGAGTGACATGAACAGATTTGGATCCTCTCTGGGGCATACAAACATCTTCGACCCTTTTTCTGATCTGGGTGGCCTTCATTGCCTTGATGTTTTCAGAAGAAGTCTGTTAAGCTCTGGTCCCAAACCTGTACCTAGAATCTGGCTCAAGAAAAGGCCAAATGCTATTCGTGTTGCTGATAAGCGAAGGCAACAACTAATTCATTGTGTATCAGAGCTCAGAGAGGCTGGTATTAAGTTCAAGAAAAGGAAGACTGATCGCTTCTGGGACATTAAGTTTAAGAACGGGATTCTTCGCATTCCTCGCCTCTTGATTCATGATGGAACTAAGTCCCTTTTCCTCAATCTGATTGCATTTGAGCAGTGTCATCTTGATTGCAGCAATGATATTACTTCCTATGTGATATTCATGGATAACTTGATCAACTCACATGAAGATGTGGGATACCTCCATTACTTTGGTATTATTGAGCACTGGCTTGGCAGTGATGCAGAAGTAGCTGACCTTTTCAACCGCCTCTGTCAAGAGGTTGTTTTTGATATCAATAACAGTTATCTTTCCCAATTGTCTGAAGACGTGAACAGATATTACAATCACAGGTGGAATGCTTGGCGTGCAACCTTGAAACACAGATACTTCAACAATCCTTGGGCCATCATCTCATTTTTTGCCGCTTGCATCTTGCTGGTGCTTACTTTTGCACAGACCTTTTATGGAGTTTATGGATATTATAGGCCAAGGTCTTGAATTCAGTAAGGCCCTCTAATCAATCTCTCTAATCTGTTTGAAGAGAatgcttttatatatatacatcaatGACTTCCAttcatttcttcaattattaGGCTAAGACCTTGTTGTAGGCAAAATGTGTTTGTATCAGCATACACAAAATACAAAAGGATGCAGCAATGCCAATGTTGGTTTGAAAATCTAATATTGGAATTATCAGCCATAAATCCCCATGATAGTTTCTTTCACCATCAATAATTTGCATCATTCATAGGCTTTGGATACTAGAGTCTTTAAGGTTCTTAATTCTTCCATCTTGAGCTCGGCAGCTTTTACACTGAAGAAGCACAGTATCAAAGTTGGCAAACAATATGCCTTAGAGAGGTTACACCCTAAACCCTAACTAGTTGATTCTACTATTCTACTAACCGAATAAAATATGGCCTGTGCCATCACAAACGCCTACTTGACATAAGATATTTGTCCCCAATAAATGTTGAGGCATGTTCCATTACATACCAGCATTTGCCATCGAATGAGACTTTTATGTCAACCTTCTTTGAGGATCAGGGTGAAGCGTAGAAAAACAAGCTACCTGTTACGTGAAGCAACAGCTTATCAGACAAGCTACAACTTTAGAAACACTCCATCCAAGGTTATCAACCATTGCAGGACCAAAGTAATGTGTGTaagcaagaaaaatgaagatatCCGAGGAAAAGATAATGGTAGATTCAATAACAGATTAATGCACTTTGAAGTAAGCATCAACACATTCAGTGAATCAAGGCAGCAAGTTTTCAccaaatgatgaaaatatttagCCCCAAATCTCACTCACAGAAACACAAAAGCTTTTGTGAAGCTTTAACTGTGATTAATAAACAAGGCAAGTGCGATGCTCATCTGTAAGCAAAAGAATAATAGAATATCCAGATTCCAAGAATATTTGGAGCTTGCTGAGGTAAAAAGCATCCCCAGGGAAGAAGAGGGTATTTCAACTTCAAAAGTACAATTCAAAACCACATTTAATGTAATCCAACCACACTACTTGATTGGTGTTATCTTCAGTTAAGTACATGTCATTGGATGAAGGTACAGGTGACAAGAAAATGTTGCTGTCCCTTCCTTACAAAGCATTCTTTGCAATAACTTTAGTTTCTCTAAGCTAGACTTCTCCATTACATCTGAGAGCTAATCCAGTAAAAAGCTGGGAAAAATGAACAATTATGCAATGTGCGGCTGATGATCCTTGAGACAACTTTGTACTACCAGCAAATCCTAAAATCAGCTGTCAACACAAAAATCGATTCAAaggaaagaggaaaaaatttttttcacaacCTCCAAAAATAAAACTGTTTTATGTGGCATAGTCTTGCTACCTGAGGAATTTAATCCCTAGGAAGGTTCATGTTTTCTGTTGAAGAGGACTTCTTGCCATCATATCGctaacaaaagaaacaaagaacaaTATTCATTTAGCATGACCAAGCACAACGATGACAATACAAAGGAAAAATAGTACACTAAATATCCTGTCTGCTGGTCACAAAGGAAGATGGATTCAGGAATACCTGTTTCCCAAACGAGAAAGGAACATATTTGTATTTGATCATGTGTAGTATCTGTTTCTTCATGGTTAGGATGAATAACATTAACCAGTAGAAAAGGAGTATTGGCCAAAAGACAGGCACATCAAACACACTGAAGAATGTCATCACAAAAGAAATGCAGAAGGCCTTCGTAATAGAGTACCTTCACAAGGAAAGGTGCACATAAGAGAGGAAAATGATaacattgaaaataaataaagtaacTACATTTTATGACACCCTGTATATGTATGCACATGTACCtgcatttttattattaactGTTACAAACTACCATTAACAAAGAGAAAGGGAGTAGAGAAAAATgtggaagagagaaagaaaaactttttctttatccCAGTCTCTGTTTCACCTCAAATTggaaaacaatttatatagtGGGTAATATGGTATTAGGAGACCCCAAGGTCAAAGAATAGAATTGGACTCTAAACTGAATTTTGccattagttttataacatgGTATAGACTTACCATAAAAGTGAATATTTTATGGCAGAAATTTCTAAACAACGAAACCATCCAAAAGAAAGTGCTTCAGACAAATGACAGTATATGATAAAGCCTATATTGGCATGTACCATGGAAATGGAAGTAACAAAGACCCTGAAAGTGCTGCATCTTATAAGGATATTATTCTATCTTTTGCcacacccccccccccctcatAATTGCATATCATTTTACCCCAGGTAATtgtccatatatatatatatatgcaattGAGCTGTAATTCTATTCTCACTTCTTTTAATCCAGaatttaaaagagaaaaaggtaaATCACTGAAATTTCTAATCGTTCTCATAGACTTCAATTGCACGggcaagaaaaacaaaaagcaaacTACTTGAACAAGTTTGTTTGAATTGCAGAATACGGCTATGTTGGGAGCACTTGATTCTAAAAAAGGCATAAAGAAAGAATCTTACAATATTTTTTCCTCTATAATAAGATTTATGATCTCTTCATTTATAGCATTGATCAAAATACTTCATTAAATTCTTCCTTCACAGTGCCCTGGCATTATAATTCTCATGCAATAAGAGCTTCCTTCGTTCATCTTAATTTCCCTTCAAAAAGACATAACCTGAGTTCGAATCAATACTAAATCAAATTTTCCTAAAATTTGGAACACTACCAGGAGAAATAGAGACCTTTGATCCACCAAGTTTCTTATTAATCACAAAACAAATTGAACGTCGTTCTCATGATGCAACATAATGAAacctaatttaattttaatgaaacctAATCATATGCGTTAAAATAAAGAGTGAGATGGCGAACCAGAATTTGAACTCGGGGAGTCGGCGGACGAAAGGGCGAAACTCATCGGATCCACGCGTGGGGAGCGTGGGGCCATCCTGCATCTCGGGGTCCACCTGAGGAGAAAGGAACCCGATAAGGAGATTCAACAAGTAGATGCCGAGGCCGTAGGTGATGATGTAGAAGCCCTGGACAAAATATACGCGTACAGCGTAGATCAACGCCACGGCGAGACATCCGATCCAACGGTTGAGAATGTGCGGGACCGTCTTATCGAGGACGTGCTGGTACCGCCGCGATACCTCGAAGGTCCACCGCGATATGGCAGTTGCACGTGACGACTGGGATAGATCGTCACCACCCAGGGCAGCGCCGGTTGGTCTGGTCTCCATCGCGGGCCAAACCAAAAAATACAaagcttttcccttttttttttcccctgaAATAAGTTTCTTCCTTGTcgtgtatttttttttttttttaatcctgAAACAATGTTGTCTTCTTCGTATACAATCACAAGGTTTTTCCGAGCCTCTGATTTTTTGGCTCGTGCTTCAGCACATGGCTTTTGTTGGGTCAACGTCATCGAACCGGTTCGGGTAAACCGGACCTATTTGAAATGTACAACTTAGTTAATTTATCATCCAATTCTAAAtggataaat
Protein-coding sequences here:
- the LOC18611188 gene encoding cysteine proteinase COT44; this translates as MTTFFESPMAAAATISAFLFLFFTLSSATDISILNSNQNHPSSSSSWRSDDEVRSLYKSWLVKHGKAYNGIGEEEMRFDIFKDNLKFIDEHNSNNNRTYKLGLNKFADLTNQEYRSKFLGTRSDPRRRVMKSKNPSQRYAFRAGDSLPESVDWREHGSVNPVKDQGYCGSCWAFSTIAAVEGINKIVTGELISLSEQELVDCDRTYDAGCNGGLMDYAFQFILDNGGIDTEEDYPYLGIDSQCDPTRKNAKVVSIDGYEDVVSYDESALKKAVAHQPVSVAIEAGGRFFQLYESGVFTGQCGTALDHGVVAVGYGTDNGVDYWLVRNSWGNTWGEHGYIRIERNADGYSGRCGIAMEASYPVKNGVNPIKPFWSNESAEKISSA
- the LOC18611189 gene encoding UPF0481 protein At3g47200 is translated as MVAVFNKELLSWYLITLKLRETVESGIPRSSTGTTKSLELPEENDQQLQKQQHVPSGSLQVPINEDGENCEEAASSPEPEWIISIKEKLEQARQDDSAGSWEKLSIYRVPHYLREGDIKAYVPQIVSVGPYHHGKRRLRQMDQHKWRSLHRVLKRTNQELQLYLDSMKELEERARACYEGTITLSSNEFVEMLVLDGCFVLELFQGAAVGFQRLGYARNDPVFAMRGSMHAIHRDMIMLENQLSLFVLDMLLGIQLGEPDQKGKVAKLAIRFFDPLMPTDEPLTKSDMNRFGSSLGHTNIFDPFSDLGGLHCLDVFRRSLLSSGPKPVPRIWLKKRPNAIRVADKRRQQLIHCVSELREAGIKFKKRKTDRFWDIKFKNGILRIPRLLIHDGTKSLFLNLIAFEQCHLDCSNDITSYVIFMDNLINSHEDVGYLHYFGIIEHWLGSDAEVADLFNRLCQEVVFDINNSYLSQLSEDVNRYYNHRWNAWRATLKHRYFNNPWAIISFFAACILLVLTFAQTFYGVYGYYRPRS
- the LOC18611190 gene encoding protein RER1A; translated protein: METRPTGAALGGDDLSQSSRATAISRWTFEVSRRYQHVLDKTVPHILNRWIGCLAVALIYAVRVYFVQGFYIITYGLGIYLLNLLIGFLSPQVDPEMQDGPTLPTRGSDEFRPFVRRLPEFKFWYSITKAFCISFVMTFFSVFDVPVFWPILLFYWLMLFILTMKKQILHMIKYKYVPFSFGKQRYDGKKSSSTENMNLPRD